The following are encoded in a window of Phycisphaerae bacterium genomic DNA:
- a CDS encoding dienelactone hydrolase family protein gives MLSLPGCAPLWVDSPSTPATFAAGWTIVRVQRANGTHFSALLYYPALATGRDAPVDPTGGPYPAVTFGHGWLVRPRWYDSTLDHLAAQGYVVIASASQTRLFPSHPKFAADMRQCLTYLEQQNVDQDSWLCGLIDTERFGVAGHSMGGGASLLAAAADDRIKAVVALSPAETWPDSAIAAAASIHVPICYIVGSQDSFTPLEVHTQPMYDNSNPPRQLLVLIGGYHCGFIDPAVPLFCDSGTMDHRLQLDITWERMTEFFDLYLKGR, from the coding sequence GTGCTCAGTCTGCCTGGCTGCGCGCCGCTGTGGGTCGATTCGCCCTCAACTCCCGCGACCTTTGCGGCCGGTTGGACCATCGTGCGCGTGCAGCGGGCCAACGGCACTCACTTCAGTGCCCTGCTCTACTATCCGGCGCTCGCCACCGGCAGAGATGCCCCCGTTGACCCGACCGGCGGCCCATATCCGGCCGTGACGTTTGGCCATGGCTGGCTGGTTCGCCCGCGGTGGTATGACTCGACCCTGGACCATCTGGCCGCGCAAGGATACGTGGTCATAGCCTCCGCCTCGCAAACCCGGTTGTTTCCCAGCCACCCGAAGTTCGCTGCCGACATGCGACAGTGCCTTACCTACCTTGAACAGCAGAACGTCGATCAGGACTCGTGGCTCTGCGGGCTGATCGATACGGAGCGCTTCGGCGTCGCCGGTCATTCGATGGGAGGGGGAGCGAGTCTCCTGGCGGCCGCCGCCGACGATCGCATCAAGGCGGTCGTGGCCCTCTCGCCGGCGGAAACCTGGCCCGACTCGGCCATCGCCGCCGCAGCGAGCATCCACGTTCCGATCTGCTACATCGTCGGCTCGCAGGATAGCTTCACGCCGCTCGAGGTTCACACTCAGCCAATGTACGACAATTCCAATCCACCCCGGCAACTCCTTGTTCTCATCGGCGGCTATCACTGCGGCTTTATTGATCCCGCGGTACCGCTGTTCTGCGATTCCGGCACCATGGACCATCGGCTTCAACTCGACATCACCTGGGAGCGGATGACCGAGTTCTTCGACCTTTATCTCAAGGGCCGGTAA
- a CDS encoding DUF4372 domain-containing protein, whose amino-acid sequence MNAVHRYEKQHRVRSFSRMNRLLCMIFAQVTGRAGLPETVTC is encoded by the coding sequence GTGAACGCCGTCCATCGGTACGAGAAGCAGCATCGCGTGCGCAGCTTCTCGCGCATGAATCGACTGCTCTGCATGATCTTCGCCCAGGTTACCGGCCGTGCCGGTCTGCCCGAGACGGTCACGTGCTGA